The following are encoded in a window of Candidatus Electrothrix rattekaaiensis genomic DNA:
- a CDS encoding rhodanese-like domain-containing protein, with amino-acid sequence MRKKTLLLTLFICTLSVAGAWGENTGAGRQKQTDSPVVGTVTVHPTKDGYALIDTAALKKLLDTNPEDLVVVDARNPEEYQEVHIKGAISVPQKKFKKHAHLLPKDKSARIIFYCNGIKCGKSKKAAKEALKMGYTQVIVYAEGMPVWEEKGMPIYAGPEYEKRIETDKLSPKELNTLIQSKTDTFTVVDVRDPEEFRKGHIPGAINIPSPTFASQSEVLDKKKQIIVYCSGGGRSYNAYRKLMKLGYEDIRQVLFFDWQEAGLPVEKAEE; translated from the coding sequence GTCTGTTGCAGGTGCATGGGGAGAAAACACCGGAGCTGGAAGGCAAAAGCAAACAGACAGTCCAGTTGTCGGCACGGTCACTGTCCACCCGACAAAGGACGGCTATGCGCTGATTGATACAGCCGCTCTGAAAAAGCTCCTTGATACAAATCCCGAGGATCTGGTAGTGGTAGATGCCCGTAACCCGGAGGAATACCAGGAGGTCCATATCAAAGGTGCAATCAGCGTGCCGCAGAAGAAGTTCAAAAAACATGCACACCTCCTGCCCAAGGATAAATCCGCCCGGATTATCTTTTACTGCAACGGCATAAAATGCGGTAAGAGCAAAAAGGCGGCAAAGGAAGCCCTGAAGATGGGCTACACCCAGGTGATTGTCTATGCTGAGGGAATGCCGGTCTGGGAGGAAAAAGGAATGCCCATCTATGCTGGGCCGGAGTATGAGAAGCGGATTGAGACGGATAAGCTCTCTCCGAAGGAATTGAACACGCTTATCCAAAGCAAGACGGATACCTTTACCGTGGTTGATGTTCGGGACCCAGAGGAGTTTCGCAAAGGCCATATTCCCGGAGCAATCAATATTCCCTCGCCCACCTTTGCTTCCCAATCCGAGGTGTTGGATAAAAAGAAGCAGATTATCGTTTATTGCAGCGGCGGTGGCAGGAGCTATAACGCCTATCGCAAACTGATGAAGCTGGGGTATGAGGATATTCGTCAGGTCCTGTTCTTTGATTGGCAGGAGGCGGGTTTGCCGGTGGAGAAGGCTGAGGAGTAG